The proteins below are encoded in one region of Amycolatopsis magusensis:
- a CDS encoding response regulator transcription factor has product MRVVIGEDQFLLRDGLVRLLEAHEFEIAAAVGSGPDLLEALVGERPDVAVVDIRLPPSFTDEGLRAAIEARRRIRGLPVLVLSQYVERLYANELLADGVGSVGYLLKDRVFDGDQFIDAVRQVATGGTVMDPEVISRLLNHNTRDAGLDSLTARERDVLKLMAEGRSNSSIAGALFVSEKAVSKHINNILAKLHLPQSEDDNRRVLAVLAYLKH; this is encoded by the coding sequence GTGCGTGTCGTGATCGGTGAGGACCAGTTCCTGCTGCGGGACGGCCTGGTCCGGCTGCTGGAGGCGCACGAGTTCGAGATCGCCGCCGCCGTCGGCAGCGGCCCGGACCTGCTGGAGGCGCTGGTCGGCGAACGCCCGGACGTGGCCGTGGTCGACATCCGCCTGCCCCCGTCGTTCACCGACGAAGGCCTGCGCGCCGCCATCGAAGCCCGCCGCCGCATCCGCGGACTGCCGGTGCTCGTGCTCTCGCAGTACGTGGAACGCCTGTACGCCAACGAACTGCTGGCCGACGGCGTCGGATCGGTCGGCTACCTGCTCAAGGACCGGGTCTTCGACGGCGACCAGTTCATCGACGCCGTCCGCCAGGTCGCCACCGGAGGCACGGTGATGGACCCCGAAGTCATCTCGCGGCTGCTGAACCACAACACGCGCGACGCCGGCCTGGACTCACTGACCGCGCGGGAACGGGACGTGCTGAAGCTGATGGCGGAGGGACGGTCGAACAGCAGCATCGCGGGCGCCCTGTTCGTCTCGGAGAAAGCCGTTTCGAAGCACATCAACAACATCCTCGCGAAACTCCACCTGCCCCAGTCAGAAGACGACAACCGCCGAGTACTGGCCGTCCTGGCCTACCTGAAACACTAA
- a CDS encoding 3-oxoacyl-[acyl-carrier-protein] synthase III C-terminal domain-containing protein encodes MTSLVAVSAYLPSAVPIESLQGELELTDAQLRRLRRFYGLSEVCRSGESEAETLLAAAGKLTALAGQEKRVRYLVRAKTMPGATPYPVNPMLEVRDALGLSQATMFTLTDHACASGLLAVDLCGTLLAADGDPDALALILCGEKAFTHTAQVIPDVAIMGEATAAVLVAPGGDRDRVLGFATATHGGPGGAVILSDEEATEFRQIYPDALAEVTHAAVAEAGLRLSDIDLVLPHNVNRVSWIRAGGALGLPKEKIFLGNVGSTGHCFCADPFLNHATATSLGLLTPGSNYLMVSVGLGSTFSAMVCQH; translated from the coding sequence ATGACCTCGCTGGTAGCGGTATCCGCCTATCTGCCGTCGGCTGTGCCGATCGAGTCGCTGCAGGGCGAACTCGAGCTGACCGACGCGCAGCTGCGGCGCCTGCGCCGGTTCTACGGACTGTCCGAGGTGTGCCGCTCCGGCGAGTCCGAGGCGGAGACCCTGCTCGCCGCGGCCGGGAAACTGACCGCGCTCGCCGGACAGGAGAAGCGCGTCCGCTACCTGGTGCGCGCGAAGACCATGCCCGGTGCCACGCCCTACCCGGTGAACCCGATGCTCGAGGTGCGCGACGCGCTGGGCCTGTCCCAGGCGACCATGTTCACCCTGACCGACCACGCCTGCGCCTCCGGCCTGCTCGCGGTCGACCTCTGCGGCACGCTGCTCGCCGCCGACGGCGACCCGGACGCGCTGGCGCTGATCCTGTGTGGTGAGAAAGCGTTCACGCACACCGCGCAGGTGATCCCCGACGTCGCGATCATGGGCGAGGCCACCGCCGCGGTGCTGGTCGCGCCCGGCGGCGATCGCGACAGGGTGCTCGGATTCGCCACCGCGACCCACGGCGGCCCCGGCGGCGCGGTGATCCTGTCCGACGAGGAGGCCACGGAGTTCCGCCAGATCTACCCGGACGCGCTGGCCGAGGTCACCCACGCGGCGGTCGCCGAGGCCGGGTTGCGGCTGAGCGACATCGACCTGGTCCTGCCGCACAACGTCAACCGCGTCTCGTGGATCCGCGCGGGCGGCGCGCTGGGCCTGCCGAAGGAGAAGATCTTCCTGGGCAACGTCGGGTCCACCGGCCACTGCTTCTGCGCCGACCCGTTCCTCAACCACGCCACGGCGACCAGCCTCGGCCTGCTCACCCCGGGGTCGAACTACCTGATGGTCTCGGTCGGCCTCGGCTCGACCTTCTCCGCCATGGTCTGCCAGCACTAG
- a CDS encoding type III PLP-dependent enzyme translates to MTAEFEVGGIGITELAERYGTPAFVYDGNELGSRLDGLRARLHPELEVFFSLKSNPNVSICALLHAHGARAEVSSTAELLTARRAGVAPENIIFLGPGKSRAELAACLDEGIYTVVCESFGELSTLDELAAEKGIVVPVSLRVNPSFAVKGSGLTMGGKPRQFGIDEEQLFAAAGLAERHPHVRLMGVQVYMGTRILSEDPIVENTRRIFDLAERLSAHLGFPLEMVDIGGGLGIAYFDGERDLDLEVLAAGLNPVLADFAGRHPATRLVMELGRFLTAVSGTYVVRVRYVKTSLGQNFAVTDGGTNHHMAAVGIGSYVKRDFPMRLLNRYDEPAEQSWHVTGPLCTPNDVLGKKIALPPVRPGDLLGVFRSGAYGPTASPVLFLSHGYPAEVLVHNGQSYLISERDRPADLMRRQHLHHVAGLAAAGLEA, encoded by the coding sequence ATGACTGCTGAGTTCGAGGTCGGCGGGATCGGCATCACCGAACTCGCCGAGCGCTACGGCACGCCCGCGTTCGTCTACGACGGCAACGAACTGGGTTCGCGGCTCGACGGGTTGCGCGCACGGCTGCACCCGGAGCTGGAGGTCTTCTTCTCGCTCAAGTCCAACCCGAACGTGTCGATCTGCGCGCTGCTGCACGCCCACGGCGCCCGCGCGGAGGTTTCGTCGACGGCGGAACTGCTCACCGCGCGCCGGGCCGGGGTCGCACCGGAGAACATCATCTTCCTGGGGCCGGGCAAGAGCCGCGCCGAACTGGCCGCTTGCCTGGACGAGGGCATCTACACCGTCGTCTGCGAATCCTTCGGCGAGCTGTCCACATTGGACGAGCTGGCGGCGGAAAAGGGCATCGTGGTCCCGGTCTCGTTGCGGGTCAACCCGAGTTTCGCGGTCAAGGGTTCCGGGCTGACCATGGGTGGCAAGCCCCGCCAGTTCGGCATCGACGAGGAGCAGTTGTTCGCCGCGGCGGGCCTGGCCGAGCGCCACCCGCACGTCCGGCTGATGGGTGTGCAGGTCTACATGGGCACGCGCATCCTCAGCGAGGACCCGATCGTGGAGAACACGCGCCGGATCTTCGACCTCGCCGAACGCCTGTCCGCGCACCTGGGTTTCCCGCTGGAGATGGTGGACATCGGCGGCGGCCTCGGCATCGCCTACTTCGACGGTGAACGCGATCTGGACCTCGAGGTGCTGGCCGCGGGCCTGAACCCGGTGCTGGCCGACTTCGCCGGACGGCACCCGGCGACCCGGCTGGTGATGGAACTGGGCCGGTTCCTCACCGCGGTCTCCGGCACGTACGTGGTCCGCGTCCGGTACGTGAAGACCTCGCTGGGGCAGAACTTCGCCGTCACCGACGGTGGCACGAACCACCACATGGCCGCGGTGGGCATCGGCTCCTACGTCAAGCGCGACTTCCCGATGCGCCTGCTGAACCGGTACGACGAGCCCGCCGAACAGAGTTGGCACGTGACCGGGCCGCTGTGCACGCCGAACGACGTGCTGGGCAAGAAGATCGCGCTGCCGCCGGTCCGCCCCGGCGACCTGCTCGGGGTGTTCCGCTCCGGCGCCTACGGCCCGACGGCCTCCCCGGTGCTGTTCCTGAGCCACGGCTATCCCGCCGAAGTGCTGGTGCACAATGGACAGTCCTATTTGATCAGTGAGCGCGACCGGCCGGCGGACCTGATGCGCCGCCAGCACCTGCACCACGTCGCGGGCCTGGCCGCCGCCGGGCTGGAGGCGTAG